Proteins encoded together in one Olsenella timonensis window:
- a CDS encoding DUF6724 family protein, which yields MQAIADFFTWLFSDTTGVLCLIGGGIVLCLLIAVLMERKTKRQYFNHEKSEGDWDLFDDSDEE from the coding sequence ATGCAGGCAATCGCGGATTTCTTCACGTGGCTCTTCAGCGACACGACGGGGGTGCTGTGCCTCATTGGCGGGGGCATCGTGCTCTGCCTGCTCATCGCGGTTCTCATGGAGCGCAAGACCAAGCGGCAGTACTTCAACCACGAGAAGTCCGAGGGGGACTGGGACCTCTTCGACGACTCCGACGAGGAGTAG